One Sphingobacteruim zhuxiongii DNA window includes the following coding sequences:
- a CDS encoding sugar phosphate isomerase/epimerase family protein, with the protein MNSRREFLRNLGLVAAGVTLAPSLDVFAAKKGWFEISLAEWSLHKKLFKGDLKNIDFPEYTAKNFGIYGVEYVNQFFKDKAQDMTYLKDLNNRAKDNGVKNVLIMVDGEGSLGDRDENKRLKAVENHHKWIDAANFLGCRAIRVNAAGEGTKEEVKGQVVKSLSALADYGKKGKINVIVENHGGISSHGDWLSDVLKTVGKKNCGSLPDFGNFYEYDRYQGVTDLMPYAKGVSAKSHAFDANGNETGIDYAKMMDIVKKAGYKGYVGIEFEGDKISEDEGIKLTKALLERLK; encoded by the coding sequence ATGAACTCAAGAAGAGAATTTTTAAGAAATCTAGGATTGGTAGCTGCGGGTGTGACGCTAGCGCCTTCATTAGATGTATTTGCTGCAAAGAAAGGTTGGTTCGAAATTTCATTAGCCGAATGGTCTCTGCACAAGAAATTGTTTAAGGGAGATTTGAAAAATATTGATTTTCCAGAGTATACAGCAAAGAATTTTGGTATTTACGGAGTTGAATATGTAAATCAATTCTTTAAAGATAAGGCACAAGATATGACTTACTTAAAGGATTTGAACAATAGAGCGAAAGATAACGGCGTGAAAAACGTATTAATCATGGTCGATGGCGAAGGTTCATTAGGTGATCGTGATGAGAACAAGCGTTTAAAAGCTGTAGAGAATCATCACAAATGGATTGATGCTGCGAATTTCCTAGGCTGTCGTGCTATTCGTGTGAACGCTGCAGGAGAAGGTACCAAAGAAGAGGTGAAAGGTCAAGTTGTAAAAAGTCTTTCGGCATTAGCTGATTACGGTAAAAAAGGAAAGATCAATGTAATCGTAGAGAATCATGGTGGCATTTCTTCTCATGGAGATTGGTTATCTGATGTTTTGAAAACCGTAGGTAAGAAAAACTGTGGTAGTCTTCCAGATTTCGGTAACTTCTATGAATATGACCGTTATCAAGGGGTTACTGATTTGATGCCATATGCAAAAGGTGTAAGTGCGAAATCACATGCTTTTGATGCAAATGGTAACGAAACTGGTATCGATTATGCGAAAATGATGGATATCGTGAAAAAGGCAGGCTATAAAGGTTATGTTGGAATCGAGTTTGAAGGGGATAAGATTAGTGAAGATGAGGGTATCAAACTAACGAAAGCCTTATTAGAGCGTTTAAAATAG
- a CDS encoding (Fe-S)-binding protein, with product MHKVELFIPCFIDQLYPETAFNTIKLLEKAGCDVIYNTEQTCCGQPAYNAGFWDDAKVIGQKFLNDFTEEHPIVSPSASCTGMVREGYDDLFTNTTDHNRCRGIQRNIFEISDFLVNVMKKEYFGAELVGRAVYHDSCSALRECKIKEEPRRLLSHVGGLEIVEMRDQESCCGFGGTFAVKFEGISTAMAEQKVKNALAVNAEYIISTDASCLLQLQAYIEKHKLAIKTIHLVDVLTSGWANI from the coding sequence ATGCATAAAGTCGAGTTATTTATACCGTGTTTTATTGATCAGCTTTACCCAGAGACAGCATTCAATACAATCAAGCTATTGGAGAAAGCGGGATGTGATGTTATCTACAATACGGAACAAACTTGTTGTGGTCAACCAGCCTATAATGCTGGTTTTTGGGATGATGCAAAAGTTATTGGTCAAAAATTTCTAAACGATTTCACTGAAGAACATCCTATTGTATCGCCTTCTGCCTCCTGTACAGGTATGGTTCGCGAAGGATATGATGATTTATTTACGAATACTACGGATCACAATCGTTGTCGGGGAATTCAGCGCAATATATTCGAAATCTCGGACTTCTTAGTCAATGTGATGAAGAAGGAATACTTCGGCGCTGAGCTTGTCGGACGGGCAGTATATCATGATTCTTGTTCCGCCCTACGCGAGTGCAAGATCAAAGAAGAACCTCGCCGTCTACTAAGTCATGTTGGTGGTTTGGAGATCGTTGAGATGCGCGATCAAGAAAGTTGCTGTGGTTTTGGAGGGACTTTTGCAGTAAAGTTTGAAGGTATCTCTACAGCGATGGCTGAGCAGAAAGTGAAAAATGCACTTGCGGTAAACGCGGAGTATATTATTTCAACGGATGCTTCTTGTTTGCTGCAGTTACAAGCTTATATTGAAAAACATAAATTGGCAATCAAAACCATTCATTTGGTTGATGTCTTGACATCCGGTTGGGCCAATATCTAA